In the bacterium genome, CCGGATATATTGGCAAAGCCAATGACTGAACGGATGCTGCTTTCGAATTAGTAAACTCGTTGTGGTCGGCTTTCAAATACTCAAAACACTCCTGTTTATACAACGGCGCAGGATAATAAACTTCGCACCCAATACCACTACCCAATAAGTGTTTTTGAACTTCATCACGATTTTCAATCCGAATCACATATTGATTGTAAATATGATAATTTGGATGACCATTGTCTTTATAAATAGCTTTGGGCAATAAGATTTTATTCTTGGTATCAAAAGCAGTTTTACCTTCAATTTCAGCTAAACCGGCTTCGATAAATAGTTTTGAATACAATTCCGCATTTTTGCGGCGCTTAGCTGACCACTGATCGAGATACTTCAATTTGACATTCAGCACCGCTGCCTGAAGCGCATCAATACGGAAGTTGCCGCCAATATATTTGTGATGATATTTCGGTTTGGCACCGTGGACACGTAAAATTTTTAATTTTTCTGCAAGTTCATGATCGTTGATTGTCACCAGGCCTGCATCCCCAAATGCGCCAAGATTTTTACTTGGAAAAAAAGAAAAACATCCGATGTCGCCGATGGTACCAACTTTTTTCCCATCTTTATATTGAGTCCCGATAGCTTGCGCTGCATCTTCGACAACTTTTAGATCAAACTCTTTTGCAATGGCCATAATTTCTGTCATCGCCGCACTTTGGCCAAACAAATGTACCGGCATAATCGCTTTGGTCTTTTTTGTGATTCGAGAACGAATTTTCTCAGGATCGATGTTAAACGTCAGCGGATCTATGTCTACAAATACAGGAATCGCTTGTAATCGAGCTACAACCCCGGCTGTGGCAAAAAATGAATAATCCGGTACGATAACTTCGTCGCCTGGTTGAATGTCCAAGGCCATGAGCGCTACCAGCAAAGCGTCCGTTCCGGAAGAAACCCCGATGGCGTACTTACATCCTAAGTAATGGGCCAATGCGTTTTCCAATTGCTCGACTTCCTGACCAAGAATAAAATGTTGCGATTCGACAACACGAAAAATCGCTTCATCGATTTCATTTTTAATTGACCGGTATTGGGCTTTCAGATCGAGTAAGGGTACTTGCATAGATCTAGTTATCGGTAATTTCACGCACTGAATGATTTTCCAATTTATATTTTTTTTGGGACCGCTCGCAGTAAGCATAGCCATCTTTATCAAAATGCAATCGTTGTCCTGCTTCACTCATCCAGCCGATCACTCGACCTGGATTGCCAACTACCAAAGCAAAATCGGGAATGTTTTTGGTCACCACAGCCCCCGCACCGATCATGGCATGCCGGCCGATGGTGTGACCGCAAATTATAGTACAATTTGCGCCCAACGATGCCCCCTCTTTGACAAGTGTTTTGACATAAAATTGCGACCCTGCTTGAGGATATTTGCACCTCGGATTCAAAATATTCGTGAACACCATCGACGGCCCGCAGAATACATAATCTTCTAATTCCACGCTTTCATAAATTGAAACGTTGTTCTGAATCTTACAATAATTGCCGATAATAACATTGTTGCCAATATTGACATTCTGACCTAACACACATGTTTTTCCAATTTTAGCGCCGGATTGCACATGACTAAAATGCCAGATTTTTGTTCCTTCACCGATCTCCACTCGATCATCGATAACCGCACTTGGATCTACAAAATAACGAACTTCAGTCATCTTGGAAGTTACTCATTAATTGTTCTTAATCGTGAAGTAAACTAAAATTATTGTCGATGTGATAGCAGCCAATTGACCGACAACGGACAAGGTATCCAGAAATACCTTCCAACCGTCTTTTGGATCGCGTTCCGGAATAAAGATCACATCCCCGTCTTCAATGATATCGCTGTTGTCGGCATCCTCCCATCGTTGCGCTAATGCTTTAATAATTTTAACATCGCCGCGTTTCGCATATTCTTTATATCCGCCGGCTTTTTGAATATAATACTTATAATTTTTATTAGGTTCCCAATCTAGGATACCTGGAAACAAGGCGCCGCCGACTATCGTGACGGTTTTTTTTATGGAAGGTACGTACAAGGAATCATTATTCTTCACCAGAATATCATAGTTCGGATCCGCCTTGCCATTAGCCATTAACTTCCTAAAATCAGTCTGAACTGTCGGAAATGTTTCACGCGTTTTTGCCTTAAAATACGCTTTTTCAATTTCATTCATATCCTGAATGGGAGTCAATTTTAGGCGTTCAAATTCCTTATCGGATCCTTCAGTATATTTATCACGATAAAGCTGCATTCTTCCTATGGAAGCAAATTGTGTATACCCTCCGGCCGCTTCGATGACTTCACTGATCCGTGTCTTTCCTTCAATAATCGGATATGTTCCGGGATGTATAACTTCACCCATGACGGTCATGACAGCCTTGGGATGGAACATTGATTGCTTTTTGATGAAAATTCTGTCATCGGGTAAAATTCGCATGTCTTTGGTTGTATCCCCATGCATGATATCTTTCAGCGACAAAACATAACTGACAGTTGTCCGGCCTGTATCGTTTTTAAAGCGAACTAATTCCACTTCACTCGAATCGGCGCCAAACTCAAGCCCGCCGCTCAATTCGATCAGATCAGAAATCCGCTCTCCGCGAACATATTCGTAAACGTCAGGAATATGAACTCCGCCATATACGCCAACCCATGCCATCACCGGAGGTACGAAAATAACATCGCCATTGGATAGCGAAGGATCGCAACTAACATTACCGGTGTTGTTACGACGAATGAGATCGGCACGAACGATTGAGCCATCCTTCCTCCGCAACTGTATATTGCGTTGTGACGATTTCAAAGAGTCCGCAAAACCACCGGCCTGCCTGATAGCTTCCGAAACACGATCAACGGACGAAACAATTACCGATTGATTGAGCCGTGTCAGGCCGGTTATATTGACTTTAAAAGTTCGGATGGCAAGAAGATTAATGGAAACATCCGTATTGACATACACTTTTGTAATCTCAGTTTTCATCTTGGCTTTTGCCTGAGACAAAGTAAGATTCCGCACATCAATTTCTTTTACAGACGGAATGACTATCATACCCTCCGGAGAGACAAAACAAGGAAAGGACTCATTGACTTGCCCCCAAATTGAAATAACGAATTGATCGCCCGGTCCGACATAATATTGATCGGGATCTATGATAGATTCCAATACTGTATTTCCGCTCGTATTGGCGGAAGTCAGAGAACTTGGCTGATTAGATTGTCTTTGATTGGATTGATTGTTTTTATCTGTCGCGGATGTCGAAGATTTAAACTGACCATTCACTGAGCCTACAATGATCAAAAAACATATCGCAAAAAAAAATTTCTTAAAAATATCCATTGTCATTCGATTTATGCCAGTTTAATAAAAACATTTGTAATACGCTCTGCCGCACGACCATCCCATAATTCTGGGATATTCCCTTTTTTATAAGTTCCATTCAAAACTTCATCAACTTTTTTGTGAATCAATGGTTCATCCAAACCTACAAGCGTATTCGTTCCGACTTCAATTGTAATCGGCCTTTCCGTATTCTCCCGCATCGTAAGGCAAGGAATGCCTAAGTAAGTCGTTTCCTCCTGCAGCCCTCCTGAATCTGTAATAGCCATTTTTGCATAGGCTGTTAAACCGACA is a window encoding:
- a CDS encoding DegT/DnrJ/EryC1/StrS family aminotransferase, with translation MQVPLLDLKAQYRSIKNEIDEAIFRVVESQHFILGQEVEQLENALAHYLGCKYAIGVSSGTDALLVALMALDIQPGDEVIVPDYSFFATAGVVARLQAIPVFVDIDPLTFNIDPEKIRSRITKKTKAIMPVHLFGQSAAMTEIMAIAKEFDLKVVEDAAQAIGTQYKDGKKVGTIGDIGCFSFFPSKNLGAFGDAGLVTINDHELAEKLKILRVHGAKPKYHHKYIGGNFRIDALQAAVLNVKLKYLDQWSAKRRKNAELYSKLFIEAGLAEIEGKTAFDTKNKILLPKAIYKDNGHPNYHIYNQYVIRIENRDEVQKHLLGSGIGCEVYYPAPLYKQECFEYLKADHNEFTNSKAASVQSLALPIYPEMEDSLIKAVIDKCKSVIAA
- a CDS encoding N-acetyltransferase; the encoded protein is MTEVRYFVDPSAVIDDRVEIGEGTKIWHFSHVQSGAKIGKTCVLGQNVNIGNNVIIGNYCKIQNNVSIYESVELEDYVFCGPSMVFTNILNPRCKYPQAGSQFYVKTLVKEGASLGANCTIICGHTIGRHAMIGAGAVVTKNIPDFALVVGNPGRVIGWMSEAGQRLHFDKDGYAYCERSQKKYKLENHSVREITDN
- a CDS encoding SLBB domain-containing protein → MESIIDPDQYYVGPGDQFVISIWGQVNESFPCFVSPEGMIVIPSVKEIDVRNLTLSQAKAKMKTEITKVYVNTDVSINLLAIRTFKVNITGLTRLNQSVIVSSVDRVSEAIRQAGGFADSLKSSQRNIQLRRKDGSIVRADLIRRNNTGNVSCDPSLSNGDVIFVPPVMAWVGVYGGVHIPDVYEYVRGERISDLIELSGGLEFGADSSEVELVRFKNDTGRTTVSYVLSLKDIMHGDTTKDMRILPDDRIFIKKQSMFHPKAVMTVMGEVIHPGTYPIIEGKTRISEVIEAAGGYTQFASIGRMQLYRDKYTEGSDKEFERLKLTPIQDMNEIEKAYFKAKTRETFPTVQTDFRKLMANGKADPNYDILVKNNDSLYVPSIKKTVTIVGGALFPGILDWEPNKNYKYYIQKAGGYKEYAKRGDVKIIKALAQRWEDADNSDIIEDGDVIFIPERDPKDGWKVFLDTLSVVGQLAAITSTIILVYFTIKNN